The sequence below is a genomic window from Cicer arietinum cultivar CDC Frontier isolate Library 1 chromosome 6, Cicar.CDCFrontier_v2.0, whole genome shotgun sequence.
GCTTTATTctaaacttttatttatcattcTGTATATAGAATTAAATTGTAGTATAAAAAACAtgaaataaaattctaaaaatagtttaaacAAATTTCCAAATGTaaactaatatttaatatatttaaatataaatataaaatcttatcACTTCGACCCATAAATCAAAGGAATTTTTTAgcttaaaaaaacatataaacaaGATGTAAAGAATTTTAGTCGAGAGATCACCAATATAATCATCTAGTATATGATGAATTGCAAATTCCAACTCGATACATCTAAATCCCTCATGTATGATATTAATCTAACGGTTGATAGATATTGATCGCAATAACTGTtggttattttaattatagatGATGCAAATCCATTTGTGTCTCTCCTTCTATATATCTCTACTGAAAGAAGTTGGGTTGTTCCTTTTTCTTCTCTTGGGACCCATTAAACTGACATGCCACAAGGAAGGGACAAAGAGAAGAGGCCACACCATATCTATATTTTCTCCCATAATTACTTCTTTTTACACTCCCCCTACCACTCCATGTTCTGTAATAGAACCTCTTATTCTCCCTTAACTTATTGTATTTAATGCacatttatttctcttttactACAAATACTTCTTCTGCTGCTACCGTATCATCAGTGCATTTTCCTTATaccaaaacaaaaaagtttaattAGCTCAAAATTTCAGAAGGATCTGTTTCAGCATGACATCAAATGCATACAttcttcttttatttgtttGCATTTTCTTCCATGCATGCAATGCTCGGCAGCATCTGATCAGTCCTTTAGATAAGAAGGTGGAGAAGAAACATCGTTTCTCTCTTAAGGTTTGTCTTCCTAACTATACATAAATATAAGCATTTCTTAGTTACACATCAACAAGGTTTTGTAATTTGGTTTGCAATCATACTATTAGAATTTGGTTtgcaaacataaaaaataaaaaataaacaatcatCTCTAGTTTCATCGATGAGTATTACAGACAATAAATTGGgtaaccaattttttttttacagttttTAATATTCGTAATTATTTCATGTTTTTGATGAGATTGCAACATTGCATATCCAGTGCAGATACATTGTATTTGAccataattttttactttatgaTGGATTGCGAATGTGATTTAGAATGGCGTTTGAACAATATTGATATCTATTTaacttcattaatttttttaaaaaaattacctaGTTAACTTATATTTAGTAGTTTGTTTTTTCCAATGATTAAGGTTTCTTTTTATGCAGATAGTTGAGAAAAATGAATATGATTCGTCAGTGAAAAAGTTTAATGAAGGTGCTCATAAGATGAACATTGATCAGTTGATTGTTGAGTCAGAAAAGTCAAAAGGCTCGAAACACCGAAGAAGTACTAACCAGAGAGTGTTGAAAGATATGGGAAAAGCTtcaatatttggtttaaaaacTAAATCTCATGTTTCAGTTTCATGGCGTGTGCCTCACAAGAAACATAGTGACAAACATCCTGGGTTTAATTTGGATTATTCACCACCCAAGACACATCCTCCTTCTCACAATTAAGCATAAATGTTATTGAAATTAAGAAATTGCATCTCATCATCTAGGGTGAAATGTTTAATATTAGTTTTGCTAGCATATATATGACTACAGGAAAATGAATGTGTGACTGTGTTCTtataatcaaacatatgttTTCTACGGTAATTTAACTACGCTAAGACGTCCTTTTTTTTCCGGTTTAGAAGAGATGTTGTATACTATAATAATTATGTATGTTACACATGTTGcgaatttaattaaattcttaaatttAGGACACTTTGAACCTAATCATATATATCTTCTATTTCCTTTACatatatttattgatattattatttttaactaaatatttaCTGATGTCAATGTTTTTCATCATTAAAGTCTTAATTAATTGAAGATTAGTCCATCCGTAATTAATTTGTCTTCTAAGAATTATCTCTCATGTACAGcttctgaaagaaaaaaaaaacgagtGCAGCTTAGGAGTTAGGGGAAAAATCTTTTGAGATCATAGATTAAAGATATACGCATAATGGGTTTATGATAATTTCAAGTCAACTAGTGCACTAAAGGTAACATCATGGTATCGGTTTTGTTATACAACTTTTGGTAAAGACACCGACCGTATATGTACAGTATATTGTTTtatcatttttcaaaaaatatattaaaagaattataaaCACTTTTTTCACGTAACATACATATTTGtgttattaattatattgaatACATTATAACCATTAAAATACATGTTGTGAACTacttttaaaacatatatatcattaaccattaaaataaatgttattaattattttagaatattttttaaatactaaataatAGTACGTATTTAATGAGCTAAATAATACATGTGAtgtcttaacttaatttcagttaacgttttagtcatttatctttttttttttctctcgatttggtcctttattttaattttaagtgataatttgatcttttatgttgtaaaatgtcaacaatattatccttttatGTACAAagattcaaaaaattcatcaaaattttcaaacaaaacccataaaattaattagcaTCTTCaaaataatgcaaatttcatcaaatgcataactcaaatgttcaaataaactcatattttaatctacaataacatcaaaacattttatgggttaatttaaagatttaagttataaatttgataaaatttatatttatattgaagatgaaaatttttatggttttgtttaaaaattttgataaacattttaaatttttataaaaaaaaacggataacattgttgacattttaaaacataaaagatcaaattgtcacttaacattaaaataaaggaccaaaccatggaaaaaaaagataaatgattaaaacgttaattgaaattaagttaagaaacCGCACACTACgcaaaaaatagtattttaaaattaagcgGTGTAGTATCTAGCGCCTTAAAAAGATATAgtgctctttaaaataaaaaagcattgTAAATCCCTTCAAAAATgcgctgcttgttgtactagttttatagcgctttttcaaaaaaagcgctgtaataggtgcattcttattctatttttattaaaaaatgttataaatagaatttttaaaataacgcTTATTTGTATAAATaggttttttatggcattttttttaagaaaacgttgtcttttaatttttttccaaaatcattttcatccagcaATCagtttacaatcaattttcatcCAACAATCATTTTCACAACAACAGAACtacataattttataactttacatattgacACAATCAGCTCACAACAAACTTGTAACTTTACATATTGACACAATCAGTTTACAAACAGCACATGATATTGAcacaattacatattttttacatttacatattcacaaccttgcagcatgccaatttcccagcaaatcaaataattttcgtTTCGATCACATACTTACActagtcttcctttatttcagttTGATCTCTTTCAGaatatgttggactggaattgtcaaagtactgtgcaatataaaatttgaacataaataagttagaatcaaatatatacatagtttatatatgaaaatcaaaatataatgaaaataccgtaccgtttctgggattatagtttgattcatatcaacaatctcatTCAttaatcgcaatatatagtacatgcagtctatgttgttagtttgaagagagtgtaacaccccgtttttcaaagcgagggtatattttttttttaaaagaaattaaaataaaacaaagtaaaacaattgaggaaatgcttttggataaataattgagtcattataatttacgcagcggaaaagtttctccaattataaatccaaaacatttacataacatcaaatggtacatggaacccatccaaagatgatatcaaactgataatatttgtataagtacagttttccaaactaaaactactccaaaccaaaaagaaggaccctagtccctatacatcacccctaatctgatcatcctaccaaaaagctatacaccctgagtaatctccacgcgccccgtgagatcctcctaacgtaactgcagtcaagcgttcccaccCCCacccctgtccgtagggtacgaaccggtagggccgtcctgactctcatctgagggcaaagcccagatttccacaatagttgtaaagggtcaccaaccagaaaataacagttaacacatagcaattaagtttttgaatgctcaaaacaacttttcaactaagcatgcaccttaacaggattttcaatatgcgaaaagttcatacagtacattgccaatgaaaatgaaggtaaaatgcagttctcgatctcctaattaacacataataaaacaagacatggatagattcatgagcaattaatcatacaactaaaaatgaggattttcactgagccaatcgattgggaaatcgattggggtgaagatttttaatgaaaatagaatcctgggctgaatcaatcgatttggcaatcgattgacaggataacggagcccctgacttaataccaatcgatttccaaatcgatttcctgaaggtttttagtgaaattttgaactctggcttgattcaatcgattgggcaatcgattgacaggatagctgagcccctgacttaatggccaatcgattgggcaatcgatttcgtaaatgattttcgaaaaactgattacaaaatcgattggctaatcgattttgttcatttggccaagcccctgacttccatccaatcgattgggaaatcgatttccctgatcatttttccaaaaattcatgaattaacctaagtcattcctaatcaagttcacaacttaacacttagcaatttctacgcgattaccacggcaattgggatctcgataaccatcatacttacacacaataatcaacacataacacttagcattttcaacgcaattaacacgataaatcaaattcaaatcactcaatcataaaactcaatcaaacacgactcgtgtgccaagcaccctaatgcaatgcgtatatgccaaaatgcatggactcggaattccaaaccaaaaccctcctcgaagggccgtaaatcataattgtaccgcctatcgcaggccaaagtaccaattaccgaggtgccacctatcacgggtcagcacgatttactaaaatgcgtaaatcataaacgtaccacctatcacgggtcagtacagtttaccgaggtgtcacctatcacgggtcaacacgatttactaaaagaaaaagcgggaatcgtaaacgtaccgcctatcacagaccagtactgtttacctaggtgccacctatcacgggtcagcacaattcaccaaaaatgtaaatcgtaaatgtaccacctatcacgggtcagtacagtttaccaaggtgtcacctatcacgggtcaacacgatttactaaatagtaactcgtaaacgtaccacctatcacgggtcagtacagtttaccaaggtgtcacctatcacgggtcaacacgaattactaaatagtaaatcgtaaacgtacaacctatcacgggtcagtacagtttaccaaggtgtcacctatcacgggtcgacacaatttaccaaatgaaatgcatgagcatacacagactccattcacaacaatcgttaagcaaatgcagatattaaaagattccccatttttaatacccatttaacttaaacgactttcaaacaacattaattaaataagtcattaagagattccccgttcttaataccgatttaacttaatgattttcaaaacaaaacgttaagcaaacagtcatattaagagattccccattcttaatatacttttgacttaaacgattttctcgcaaaacattcagtaaacgagtcattaagagattccccattcttaatactcatttaccgaaacgattttcaaaaacgatagttaagtaaccgagacattaagagattccccattctcaacgcccagttaacttaaacattttcctcaaatacacattaagtaaaccgaggtattaaaagattccccatttttaatactcgtttaactctaatggttttcaaattccacagaaacaaattcaaacatactttcacattcaaaccataattcacaacaaccacaccaattaacaaacatcaagtacgaacacaccaaatacaacgaacacaaatcacgcaacataacacccagatacatcaaatttcatttaccacgaaacattcatcactataaacaaaacctaactctaaggtttttacccataacgcactagtttcgtttttccccaaatcgatacatttaaccctaacaaattccttcccacacaactacagataagtccctaatgcaagctagaagtttggaaggagcccttacctcaacgttagctttaacgcgcgtttccggtaccgcgagtaattccggtaaaatctccgctcgcaacgccgcttccaaattagttcactagcaccgtagcgtggtggtgagcaactttcccttctatctcttcgagaaatgaggtttggatctagaagaaacagaggggtttgtgtttggatctcaaaaccgtttttcttcgttttcgaatcaaagaggaagagtggagttgcgaaaaccttgatctaactcacacccaaccttgggtcactagttttgaaggaaaggaagcaacgaaaacgaaaaatggagaaggatggatttttgggttgcttgcgtgaggctcagaggaaggagatggaaattttagaatttccttcctttgtttttctttcctttgtttttcctttcttcctttttatactattttcttttccttttccttccttctagttttcctttctttttccctccaaacaaacatatataaatataataaatataacttaacaaatatctcaaaatctagatatttattaaattaccgtttcacccgaaacgccttaaattctccgtaaaggattttccgcagttaaattcaatttatttatcgacgagaaattctaattggcatcgaaatatctttttgattataaaactccaaaatattattaactttggcttaaaagcctccgagccaaaatccaaaatataccaaaaatacataaaagggtactttaaaattatgggtcttacattactccccccctaaaattagtttcgtcctcgaaactatgcatcgataaataactctgggtgttgttccctcatcttgctctccagttcccaagtcgcatctccagtaattgggttccagatcaccttgaccaacgaaacatccttggtcctcaaccgcttaatcttcctgtcatcaattctcacgggtggtacttcgaacgacaggttatcctttagctggattgtgtctggttcgatcacgtgagatggatctgcgagatatttcctcaactgcgacacatgaaacacgtcatggatattggacagtatcggaggtaatgcaatccgataagcaaccggcccaattcgtgcagaaatctgatatggtccaatgaatttcggagtcaacttcttcgatttcaaggctctacctactccagtagtaggtgtgactctcagaaatacatggtcaccctgttcgaattccaaaagtctgcgacgcttgtccgcgtaactcttctggcgatcttgtgaagtcttcattttctccttgatcttccttactttagctgtggtctgttgcaccatctctggtccgacaatcatattctcaccgtctttataccaacacaagggcgtttgacacttgcgcccatataaagcctcataaggggccattccaatgctcgcgtggaaactattgttgtaagtgaactcaatcaacggaagtacatcatcccaacttcctctatcatctaaaacacatgctctcaacagatcttccaaggactgattcgtcctttcagtctgtccgtccgtttgtggatggtaagctgaactcaatcgtagcttcgttcccaacgcttcgtgcaatgctccccaaaaatgcgatgtgaacttcggatcacggtctgatacaatgctcgatggtaccccgtgtaacctcacaatttcagcaatgtagatctccgttagctgatctaccttataggtggtccttaccggcaaaaagtgagcagatttagttagtcgatccactatcacccatatggaatcattctttctccttgtctttggtaatccggttataaaatccatggaaatgctgtcccacttccattcaggtatatctaaaggttgcaacattccagcaggtcgctgatgttccaccttcgctttctgacaagttagacaagtggatacatattccgccacatgtttcttcattcctggccaccaataattctgcctcaaatcctgatacatctttgttgccccaggatgaatactcagcttactcttatgcgcctcttctagaatcgttttccgcatatctgtaatggctggtacacaaatcctaccattacaccgcaaaacattatcagccccaatcttgaactcagtcgtcttcccttgtactattagattcctcttctcttgaattaagacgtcatcctgagaattcgcaatgtcttcaagtaatccactcgagatcttaatcattccgaatttcaaaattcccggtccgaactctacgttcaagtgtaggtctctaaaagcNNNNNNNNNNNNNNNNNNNNNNNNNNNNNNNNNNNNNNNNNNNNNNNNNNNNNNNNNNNNNNNNNNNNNNNNNNNNNNNNNNNNNNNNNNNNNNNNNNNNNNNNNNNNNNNNNNNNNNNNNNNNNNNNNNNNNNNNNNNNNNNNNNNNNNNNNNNNNNNNNNNNNNNNNNNNNNNNNNNNNNNNNNNNNNNNNNNNNNNNNNNNNNNNNNNNNNNNNNNNNNNNNNNNNNNNNNNNNNNNNNNNNNNNNNNNNNNNNNNNNNNNNNNNNNNNNNNNNNNNNNNNNNNNNNNNNNNNNNNNNNNNNNNNNNNNNNNNNNNNNNNNNNNNNNNNNNNNNNNNNNNNNNNNNNNNNNNNNNNNNNNNNNNNNNNNNNNNNNNNNNNNNNNNNNNNNNNNNNNNNNNNNNNNNNNNNNNNNNNNNNNNNNNNNNNNNNNNNNNNNNNNNNNNNNNNNNNNNNNNNNNNNNNNNNNNNNNNNNNNNNNNNNNNNNNNNNNNNNNNNNNNNNNNNNNNNNNNNNNNNNNNNNNNNNNNNNNNNNNNNNNNNNNNNNNNNNNNNNNNNNNNNNNNNNNNNNNNNNNNNNNNNNNNNNNNNNNNNNNNNNNNNNNNNNNNNNNNNNNNNNNNNNNNNNNNNNNNNNNNNNNNNNNNNNNNNNNNNNNNNNNNNNNNNNNNNNNNNNNNNNNNNNNNNNNNNNNNNNNNNNNNNNNNNNNNNNNNNNNNNNNNNNNNNNNNNNNNNNNNNNNNNNNNNNNNNNNNNNNNNNNNNNNNNNNNNNNNNNNNNNNNNNNNNNNNNNNNNNNNNNNNNNNNNNNNNNNNNNNNNNNNNNNNNNNNNNNNNNNNNNNNNNNNNNNNNNNNNNNNNNNNNNNNNNNNNNNNNNNNNNNNNNNNNNNNNN
It includes:
- the LOC113784894 gene encoding uncharacterized protein, translating into MTSNAYILLLFVCIFFHACNARQHLISPLDKKVEKKHRFSLKIVEKNEYDSSVKKFNEGAHKMNIDQLIVESEKSKGSKHRRSTNQRVLKDMGKASIFGLKTKSHVSVSWRVPHKKHSDKHPGFNLDYSPPKTHPPSHN